The genomic window CACGATTGGCACAGTTTTTGGCGAAATTCCAAGTTCATTGCCCAGGCTGCAGCTTCCAGAAATTACACTGGAAAAAATCCGACTATTAATCGGACCTGCATTTGTGATCGCTCTTTTAGGAAGTATTGAGTCTTTATTGTCAGCTGTTGTTGCAGATGGCATGACGAATGGAAAACATAATAGTAACAGGGAGCTTAAGGGACAGGGAATTGCGAATATAATCACCCCATTATTTGGAGGGATTCCGGCAACTGGAGCGATAGCGAGAACCGCCACAAATATTAAAACAGGGGCAGTTTCTCCTTTTTCTGGAATCATCCATGGTGCTGTTGTTTTACTTGTACTTGTTCTATTTGCACCATATGCCTCGACGATTCCACTGGCAAGTATGGCGCCTATTCTTATGGTTGTCGCTTGGAATATGAGTGAAAAACATGTATTCAAACATATATTAAAGACTAAGACTGAGGATTCAATTGTTCTCGTTGTTACCTTCCTGCTTACTGTTTTTGTAAATTTAACTATTGCAGTTCAAATAGGCCTACTGCTCGCTCTTGTCTTATTTACAAAACGGATGAGTGACATTTTGGTCACAGCTAAGGTTTTGCCTAACCCACTGCATAAGAATAAAAAAGTGGAGTCGACTATGGTCACGAAGAACCGTGATTGCCCGCAAATTAGTATTTATAGTGTTGAAGGACCATTATTCTTTGGGGCTGCGCAATCTTTCTCACAGACGATAATGAAAACTATTCATTATAAACCTCGGGTCTTACTTTTGAGAATGGGAAAGGTTCCTTTCATGGATATAACGGGTGAAGCCTCACTTGCCTCTATTGTGAGGCATTTTTCAAAAAGCGGGGTTGTTTTAATTGCAGGCATAAATGCTCAGCCTAAAAGTGTTTTGCAACGAACAGGCTTGTACGATGTGATTGGTGAGGAGCATTTCTTTGAGCACACTGGGGATGCCATCAATTTGGCTCTTGCCCTTCTC from Bacillus sp. DTU_2020_1000418_1_SI_GHA_SEK_038 includes these protein-coding regions:
- a CDS encoding sulfate permease, yielding MQRKSFFTGRYEGYSFRGFQKDLLSGLVVGIIAIPLGMAFAIASGVKPEYGIYTTIFAGILISLFGGSKYQIGGPTGAFIPILFGIVMTYGYENLLIAGFLAGIILLLMGFFRLGSLIKFIPKPVTIGFTSGIAVIIFSGQIANFLGLENIEKHEYFLQNMREIIVHIDTINIYSLLTAGICLMTVLLTPKFLPKIPGPLIGLLVSTVIASIFYPGQIATIGTVFGEIPSSLPRLQLPEITLEKIRLLIGPAFVIALLGSIESLLSAVVADGMTNGKHNSNRELKGQGIANIITPLFGGIPATGAIARTATNIKTGAVSPFSGIIHGAVVLLVLVLFAPYASTIPLASMAPILMVVAWNMSEKHVFKHILKTKTEDSIVLVVTFLLTVFVNLTIAVQIGLLLALVLFTKRMSDILVTAKVLPNPLHKNKKVESTMVTKNRDCPQISIYSVEGPLFFGAAQSFSQTIMKTIHYKPRVLLLRMGKVPFMDITGEASLASIVRHFSKSGVVLIAGINAQPKSVLQRTGLYDVIGEEHFFEHTGDAINLALALLTKDKCLGCKHFAFNECKALSQGNEMLSQKKLLSSS